In the genome of Variovorax sp. PAMC26660, the window TCGATCTGGGCGAGGTGGTGCGCCACATCGCGCTCGACCTGTCGCCACTGGTGGCCGACAAGGCGCTCGATTTCGAGCTGGCCATCGACGAGCCGGTGACGGTGCGCGCGCACCAGTGGATGCTGCAGGAACTCACGCGCAACCTGCTGCACAACGCGATCAAGCTGAGCCCTGCGGGCGCGGCGCTGTCGATCTCGGTGCGCCCCGAGGGCGACGACGCCGTGCTCACGGTGCGCGACTGCGGCCCCGGCATCTCGCCCGAGCTGCGGCAGCGGCTGTTCGCGCCTTTCTCGGCCGGCAGCACGTCCAGCGGCTCGGGGCTGGGGCTGGCGATCTGCCGCGAGATCGTGCTGGCGCTGAACGGGCGCATCAGCCTGGACAACCGCACGGCAAAGGACGACGCCACACAGGTCATCGGGCTCGATGCCGTGGTGCACCTGCCGCTCTGGCGGCACAATTCCTGATCTATGGAATCTCTGGAACGTCTGCGCATCGACAAATGGCTCTGGGCCGCCCGCTTCTTCAAGACGCGCTCGCTGGCCGCGGAGGAAATCGGCAAGAACCGGATACAGGTGAATGGCGACGTCGCCAAGGCCTCGCGCGAGGTCAAGGCGGGCGACACCGTGACGATGCGCCAGGGCGTGCAGACGCGGACCGTGACGGTGCGCGGCGTGAGCGCCCAGCGCGGGCCGGCACCGATCGCCCAGCAGCTCTACGAAGAAACCGCCGAGAGCATCGCAGCGCAAGCCGCCATCCGCGAGCAGCGCCGCATGGGCAGCGAACCGGCCCTGGCCATCGAACAGGGCCGCCCGACCAAGCGCGACCGGCGCGACCTCGATGGCGCGGTGCGCCATGCCGAATGGGACAACCGCTGGAGCGCGTCGCTCGACCCTGACGAAGCCGATCGCTGATTCGCGTACGCTGTCGCCTTTCCTTTCTCACGGAGTCCGGAACATGGCCAGCTTCAAGAAGTACCGCGTCGGCAGCAAGTTCAAGCTCTCGCACATCGACCCCGACGACACGCCTTTTTGCGCGGGCGACGAGGCCTCGCAGCGCGCGGAAGTCGACGCGCTGGCTGTCGAACTCGACGAACTCCAGGACCTTCTGAACGCGGAAGGCAAGCGCAAGGTGCTGCTGGTGCTGCAAGGCATGGACACCAGCGGCAAGGACGGCACCGTGCGCTGGGTGTTCTCGCGCACCTCGCCGCTGGGCGTGCGCGTGACGGCCTTCAAGGCACCCAACGACCTGGAGCGCGCACACGACTACCTCTGGCGCTGCCATGCCGCCGTGCCGCGCACCGGCGAGATCATGGTGTGGAACCGCAGCCACTACGAAGACGTGCTGGTGCCCGTGGTCGAAGGCTGGATCGACAAGGCCGAGGCGAAGCGCCGCTATGCGCAGATCAACGACTTCGAGCGGCTTCTGACCGAGACTGGCACGGTGATCGTCAAGTGCATGCTGCACATCGACAAGGACGAGCAGCGCGAGCGCCTGCAGGCCCGCATCGACACGCCGGGCAAGCAATGGAAGTTCAGCATGGACGACCTGGAGGTACGCACCAAGTGGAGCGCCTACCAGCAGGCCTACCAGAACGCGCTGGGCGCCACGTCGACCGACCACGCACCGTGGCACGTGGTGCCCGCCAACAGCAAGCGGCATCGCAACGTGATGATTGCGCAGTTGCTGGTGAAGACGCTGCGGCAGATGAAGCTCAAGGCGCCAGCGCCGGACCCGGCGCTCAAGGGAATGATCGTCAAGTGAGCGGGCACGGCCGGGCCGGTTGCCCGTCATGTCCCTTCTGTAAAGGGCTTTCCCGCCTACGAAATGGCCGTTGGTGTGCCGCTAAGCTGGACCGCGTACCGATTCAGGTGCATCAACCAGAAGGACTCCAACATGAAAAAAATACTCTTCGCACTTGCAGCCTGCGCGCTTGTCTCCACCGCGGCACTGGCCCAGCCGATGCCACCGCGCCACGGCCCGGGCCCAGGCTACGACCGGCCGCATCACCGGCCGCACAAGGTGTGGGTGCCGGCGCACCGCGAGCACGGCCGCATGGTGCGCGGGCACTACGACTATCGCTGAGCGTCGGCCTTCGGGAGCCTTCGCAAGGAGGCTCCTGAGATGCAACGGCTTTTGAGTTTGCGCGAGGCCATCGAAGCGCTGGCCTCCTCTCATGACGACAGCGATCTGTATGACCGCTACGCCTGGGTCTATGCCAGCGACGATGGTCCGTTGCGCGACGCGCGCTTCTATCTGTCCTGCAACGCCGACGAGGAAGAAGCCATCACCGACGAACTGGGCGAGGACATGCCGGCATTCGCCGTGACGCACAGGCTGCGGCACTACCTGGAAGCCGCCACCTTCGCCGATGTGCTGCTGGTGCAGAAGCAGCAGCAACCGCTGTCTGCCCTCGAAGACTACGCAGTGGCGCTGGCGCACTATCACGACCAGGATGCGTTTCTCGACCGGGGCGGTTTCTACAGCGGGGAATGTGCAGCGAACGCGCCGTTGCCCGGCATTTCACGCGAACTGTTCGCCGAATACGACCTGCAATTGGTGACGTGCCTTGCGGAACACGTGGGCGAGGCGGCTCGCGCGACGGCGGCGCTGCGCCAGATCAACGTGGCGCAGGCGCTGGCGCTGTGCCGTCAGCTCCCGCTGTCATTGGGCGTTCGCGTCACCGGGCGAGAAAGGGACAGGATCGAAGAGCGCTTCGCGGCGCTGTCGCTGCCCTTGAAGCGAACGACCCACCGTTCGCTCGCCTGGTTGCCGCCAGCCAGCGTCGATGGCGACCAGGGCGGCTGAAGAAATTCAGGAGCGGCGGATGAGCGCCTGCGCCAGCACGCGGCACTTGCCGAATTCGCAGCGCACCGCCAGGGTGGCGCCGTTGTCGCAAGGCACGTTGTAGGTTTCGTAGCCCGGCCCCTTGGCCGTGAGCTCGGCACGCGGCTGCAGCTTGCAACGACCGGCCTTGGCGAGGGTTTCGACGTTGTACGTGTCGACGCCTGTCCGGCGGGGCGTTGCCGTGACGATGGAGGGGTCGAAGTTGTTGTGGGCGTAGAACGTATCCCGCACGTTCGGGTCGAGGTTCCGATAGCCCCGCTTGGCCATGCAATGCACGATCGCGATCTGCTGGTGCTCGGCAATCACGCTGTCCGGGGGACGTCCCACCCAGTCGGCAATCGAAGCGCCAATGCCAGCCACCGCAGCCCCGGTGGCAAGGCCCCGGCTGTACCAGGTGATCAGGCCAAGACCCAATGCGGCCCACCCGCCGTCGTTGGTGTCTCCGCGTGCCGCGATGCGGGTCGCAGCGACCCGGCAGTCGGCCACGTCGCCGTCATAACGAACCTTGTCGACGCCTTGCATCGCGACCATGGGCACATAGGAAGTGCCGGAGCCGGTGCCGGGCTCGGTCGGCGGCATCGTGCTTGCACAACCGACCAGCGCCATGGCGGCAAACGCAACGCTCAGCATCAGCTTCATGGAAATCCCCGTCTTCTTCGCGATAGTTGCCGGGATTTAACCATACATATAGTTACTCTTGAATCGCCTTGTCGCGAATGCACGACGGCTCGCCTTTCGCTGGACAGTGGCAATTTCGGCCCCTTTTACAAAGGCATGCGACGATGCCCGGCCGACCGCAACCCGTGGCCGCAAGCAAGAAAGCGCTGAAGCCTGCCGCATGAAAGTCGAGACCCTCGCCAAGCTCATTTTTGGATTCATCGGCATCGCGCTGCTCGTGCTGTGCGGCTTCCTGATCTACAACCGGGTGGCCTTCATCGCGTCGGCCGAGCGCGTGCAAGGCGAAGTGACCGATCTGCAGCATGTGCGCAGCACCAACAAGAACAACACCGACGGCACCTGGCGGCCGATCGTGCAGTTCCGGGCGCCGTCGGGCGCGCTCATCGATTTCACGACGTCGAGCAGCAGCGGCTCACCGGGCTACGAGATCGGGGAGACGGTCGATGTCTTCTTTCAACCGTCGAACCCGCAAGACGCCCTGCTCAACGACATGTTCGAGATGTGGGGTGGCGCGGTCATGGCGGGCGCGATCAGCGCCGTGTTCCTGTGCATCGCCTGGTTCGTCTGGAGAATCGGCCGGGATGAAAAGGCCGAAGCCTGAACGATGCCGACACAGTTGCACCGCGCCCCAGGATGCATCGCCGCCGCGGTGCTGATCGCCCTCGCGCTCCCGGCCATGGCCCAGGCCACGCCCGAGGATCTGCTCAGAAAGAATGGCTGCATGTCCTGCCACGGCCTGGTTCACAAGCAGGTGGGACCGGGCTTCGCGCAGATCGCCGAGCGCTACCGAAAGGATGGCGAAGCGCCGGCACGGCTCGCCGGCAAGATCCGCGACGGCAGCGTGGGCACGTGGGGCCGCGTCATCATGCCGCGGCAAACGCAGGTCTCGCAGGCTGATGCGCAGGCGCTGGCGCAGTGGGTGTTGTCGCAGCCCTCGCCGCGTTGAACTCCGGCCGCCGGGGGCTGGTTCAGTCGCCGAACCAGAAGAAAAGCCAGGAACAGACCGACACCAGCACTGCGAACAGCGCGATGCCGTCACGCTGAAGGTGCAAGGCGCTGGCGCTGCCCCTCAAACGGCGAACACTGTTTGTCATCCAGATCCTCACTCGGCAGGTGATTCGAGCGCCAACGATGCCCGTGCGGCCTTGCTTCTGTCAATCCAAAAGAAGCTTTGCCGCCCCTTCGGCCGCAAAAACAAACCGCGCCCCTTGTCTTAGTTCGGCCATTTGGTTCCCATTCAATTGCGTCTGAACTGTAAAGTTCCAAGAATCGAGGATGCAAGTCATTATCATTCAGTGTCGTTTGGCCCCACAGCCTCGCCTCTAGCCACTCCAAGCCCCGCGCCGGACAGCCATTCAAGAGGTTCACGACCTCATCCTGTCTTCTGGAGCATTCATGGCGTACATCAAGAGCCGCAAGCACTCGCCTGCGCGTTACATTTCCGGCCGCGCGGCCACCACTGCCACCCTGGTCGCGCTCGGCGCCTCCATGTCGGCACAAGCTCAAACGACGCTGAACGAAGTTCGCGTCGAAGCAACGACCGACTTCAAGGTCGAAAAGTCCGCCTCCCCGAAATTCACCGCCCCGCTGCTGGACACGCCCAAGTCGGTCACGGTGATTCCCCAGGAAGTCATTCGCCAGACCGGCGCGACCACGCTGGTCGACGCGCTGCGCACCACGCCCGGCATCACCTTCGGCGCAGGCGAAGGCGGCAACCCGGTCGGTGACCGCCCCTTCATTCGTGGCTTCGACTCGCAAAGCGACACCTACGTGGACGGCGTGCGCGACGGCGCCGCACAGACGCGCGAGATCTTCAACGTGGAGTCGGTCGAGGTCGTCAAGGGCCCCAGTTCCGCGTTCGGCGGCCGTGGCTCGGCCGGTGGCTCGGTCAACATCATCAGCAAGACACCGCAGGCAGAAAACTTCTTCAGCGGCACCGTCGGCCTGGGCACCGATTCGTACCAGCGCGAAACGCTGGACATCAACCGCAAGATTTCCGACAGCGTTGCAGCCCGCCTGAACGTGATGAACTTCAAGTCGGACATCGCCGGCCGCGGCCCGGTCAACGTCAAGCGCTGGGGCGTGGCGCCCAGTGTCACCTTCGGCATGGGCACGCCGACCCAGGTCACGCTGAGCTACTACCACTTCGAGTCGGACGACCTGTCCGATTCGGGCATTCCGTACAACAACCCGTTCACCTCTGGCACCAACCAGTTGCTCAATGGCGACGGCCAACCCATCGTGGTGCCGCGCGGCACCTACTACGGCCTGGTCAACCGCGACTACCAGCGCACCAAGGTCGACGCAGGCACGGTCGACGTGAAGCACGACTTCGGCGGCGGCCTCGTGCTGCGCAACATCACCCGCTCCAGCAAGTCGACCAACGACTACATCTGGTCGCAGCCCGATGACAGCCGCGGCAATTTCCTGGTGAACGGCAATGTCTGGCGGCGAGCCAACAGCCGCGTGTCGGACTCCGAATCGCTGGTCAACCAGACCAGCCTGTCGGGCAAATTCGAAGCTGCCGGCATCAAGCACACCTATGTGGCCGGCCTCGAACTGGGCAAGGAAGCCACGACCAAGGCCGGTTACCTGTTCCTGCAGAACGCCAGGACGGGTTTCGAGACCTTCCCGCGTGCAACCGTCGCAGGCGCCCCGGCCGGCGCGCTGAACTGCGCGGTCGGCTCGGGCATCCGCAGCGACTTCAACTGCACGTCGGCCTACAGCCCGACGCCTTACGACCCGTGGATGGGCGGCATCGTGCGCTCGCCGGCCGTGACCGAAGTCAAGACCAAGACCACCTCGGTCTACGCGTTCGACACGATCGAGTTCAACCCGCAGTGGTCGCTGAACCTGGGCCTGCGCTGGGACGACTACAAGACGAATGCCGTCACGCCGGCGTACATCACGCCGATCGCGACCACGGCGACCGTGCCCAGCCTCGCTGCCGGCGGCTCGACCAGCGTGTCCGTGCCGGTTCGCGGTCTCGTGCCGGGCATCGAACTGACCAACAAGGCGTCGTTCCTGAACTACCAGGTCGGCGTGGTCTACAAGCCGGCGCCCAACGGCAGCATCTATGTGTCCTATGGCACCTCGTCGACGCCACCGGGCACCGACGGCGGTGACGGCGCGGACGGCATCTCCGCCGCGATCCGCAACCTGAAGCCGCAGGACAGCCGCAGCTTCGAGATCGGCACCAAGTGGGAAGTGCTGGACCGCCGCCTCGTCCTGACCTCGGCGATCTTCCGCACGGACATGAACAATGCCCGCGTGGTCGCCGCCGACAACACGACGCAGAACATCGGCAAGAAGCGCGTCGAAGGCATCGAGTTCGGCGCAGCCGGCAGCATCACGCGCGACTGGCAGGTCTTCGGTGGCTTCACGCATCTGAACGCAAAGATCACCGACAACGGCTTCACCGCAACGGGTGCCCCGTCGCCATTCAACGGCAACTTCTTCCCGAACACGCCGAAGAACAGCGCAACGCTGTGGACCACCTACACAGTCATGCCGGGCCTGACGATCGGTGGCGGCGCAACGTACATGGGCAAGCAGTACGGCAACGTCAACAACACCAAGTGGATCCCCTCGTACGTGAAGTACGACGCCATGGTGAGCTACGTGGTCAACAAGAACTTCAGCCTGCAACTGAACATCCAGAACCTGACCAACAAGTACTACTTCGACAAGGCATACGCATCGCACTACGCGACCGTGGGCGCGGGCCGCTCAGCCTCGCTGACGGGCAGCTTCA includes:
- a CDS encoding DUF3592 domain-containing protein, which translates into the protein MKVETLAKLIFGFIGIALLVLCGFLIYNRVAFIASAERVQGEVTDLQHVRSTNKNNTDGTWRPIVQFRAPSGALIDFTTSSSSGSPGYEIGETVDVFFQPSNPQDALLNDMFEMWGGAVMAGAISAVFLCIAWFVWRIGRDEKAEA
- a CDS encoding PPK2 family polyphosphate kinase; translation: MASFKKYRVGSKFKLSHIDPDDTPFCAGDEASQRAEVDALAVELDELQDLLNAEGKRKVLLVLQGMDTSGKDGTVRWVFSRTSPLGVRVTAFKAPNDLERAHDYLWRCHAAVPRTGEIMVWNRSHYEDVLVPVVEGWIDKAEAKRRYAQINDFERLLTETGTVIVKCMLHIDKDEQRERLQARIDTPGKQWKFSMDDLEVRTKWSAYQQAYQNALGATSTDHAPWHVVPANSKRHRNVMIAQLLVKTLRQMKLKAPAPDPALKGMIVK
- a CDS encoding c-type cytochrome, with amino-acid sequence MPTQLHRAPGCIAAAVLIALALPAMAQATPEDLLRKNGCMSCHGLVHKQVGPGFAQIAERYRKDGEAPARLAGKIRDGSVGTWGRVIMPRQTQVSQADAQALAQWVLSQPSPR
- a CDS encoding TonB-dependent receptor, coding for MAYIKSRKHSPARYISGRAATTATLVALGASMSAQAQTTLNEVRVEATTDFKVEKSASPKFTAPLLDTPKSVTVIPQEVIRQTGATTLVDALRTTPGITFGAGEGGNPVGDRPFIRGFDSQSDTYVDGVRDGAAQTREIFNVESVEVVKGPSSAFGGRGSAGGSVNIISKTPQAENFFSGTVGLGTDSYQRETLDINRKISDSVAARLNVMNFKSDIAGRGPVNVKRWGVAPSVTFGMGTPTQVTLSYYHFESDDLSDSGIPYNNPFTSGTNQLLNGDGQPIVVPRGTYYGLVNRDYQRTKVDAGTVDVKHDFGGGLVLRNITRSSKSTNDYIWSQPDDSRGNFLVNGNVWRRANSRVSDSESLVNQTSLSGKFEAAGIKHTYVAGLELGKEATTKAGYLFLQNARTGFETFPRATVAGAPAGALNCAVGSGIRSDFNCTSAYSPTPYDPWMGGIVRSPAVTEVKTKTTSVYAFDTIEFNPQWSLNLGLRWDDYKTNAVTPAYITPIATTATVPSLAAGGSTSVSVPVRGLVPGIELTNKASFLNYQVGVVYKPAPNGSIYVSYGTSSTPPGTDGGDGADGISAAIRNLKPQDSRSFEIGTKWEVLDRRLVLTSAIFRTDMNNARVVAADNTTQNIGKKRVEGIEFGAAGSITRDWQVFGGFTHLNAKITDNGFTATGAPSPFNGNFFPNTPKNSATLWTTYTVMPGLTIGGGATYMGKQYGNVNNTKWIPSYVKYDAMVSYVVNKNFSLQLNIQNLTNKYYFDKAYASHYATVGAGRSASLTGSFTF
- a CDS encoding RNA-binding S4 domain-containing protein, producing MERLRIDKWLWAARFFKTRSLAAEEIGKNRIQVNGDVAKASREVKAGDTVTMRQGVQTRTVTVRGVSAQRGPAPIAQQLYEETAESIAAQAAIREQRRMGSEPALAIEQGRPTKRDRRDLDGAVRHAEWDNRWSASLDPDEADR